The genomic segment CATTCGGCCTCAAATGCAGAGCTGAGGTCATTGTCCTGCGCCACCCAGAACCTTCCAGCTAATGGTGCCAGGGGGAGAATCTGGGAATTGTACCTCTAGAAAGCGCGGCTGACATACCGTTTTAGAAAATGTCATACTTGTTTCCAAGCACAGCAAGAATGATGCTTTGCCCCACACAGCCCCTAACCACAGCCCCCCtaaccacacacacaccgaaAAAGCTTAAGGAAGAGACTAATGGATCAATATATcctctttttaatgagaaaaagcAGAGATGAGGAGCTTCACCGGGTGATGAGCTATTTTAAGGAAGCCTGTATTTTCTGAATAAATCTTCCAAAGACAagatctctgcctgcctgcctgcctgcctctttcaGGCCCCGGGAGCAGTAACTGATGTCCCTATAATGACCCCTTGAAGACAGTGAAGGCAACTGTTGACTCAGCTTCTGTCAGGAGTAAAGAAATTACAAAAGGGCTCTGACTAGGCTGGTGTGCAAAGTCCATCTAACATACCTCCAAGGTGCTGACTCCACTCTTCTCCCATGGCACCCATGATGAACTTGGAAGGTCAGGCACCTCCAAGTAACGCTGCCCACGCCAATGACCCCTTGCCCAGATCCCTCCTGTTTCCAGCTTAAACAGTTCTATGGGATGGGGGGAGGCAAGTGAATCAACCCCTGCAGACTCTGGCTGGCCAACAAACTGTAGCTTAAACTCAAAAGAGGCCAGAGGTGTTCTTGGTCACCAGGAACCCTGGTCCAAGACTGGTTCAAGGAGGGAGACCTGGCCATGTCCTCAGGCTAGACTTTGCACCTAGCTGGTTAGGTAGGGTGGGCAAGATGGGCTCTGAGTGGGGCAGACCTTCAATGATTGCCCTCTGGAAGGCCTTCCAATAAAGGGCATTCACCTGTTAAGAGGGAACGTTGGCCACCTTAAAGGGAATCGGCTTCAATTCAAAAGGCAACATACTCTCAGGGCAAATTCTGACTCTCCAGAGGGCATCCCTCGCCCCCGTCCTCCTCCCTAACAGACATCCAGCAAATGTTCTCATGACTCAGAGCATTGAAAAGCGCATCTCACTAACTTTTCTCATCTGTGCCAAAAAGGATGCTATGGGAAGGCCTGTCAAATGTTCCATAAGCAAGGCTGAATTGACACCACCATGCAGAAATCATGAGACAGGCCCTGTGCTGGTTGCTACCAAAAAGCAGAGACCATGGAGAAACCACTTACTGCAAGGCCCACGCCTGACAGCCACGTTGTCCACCGCCGTGTCACCATATTCCGTCAACCCTCGAACTGCATCGAAAGCCACCTGGCCAAAGGCAAAGGAAATActacatttttccatgtacaagactatacttttgtctaaaatttttagactaaaaattgggggccgtcttatatatggaaataagctgaggagagtacaagtggaggggaaagcagggttcaaagtgatcctgcagggctttaatccctgctttcccctctgcttgctaagtcccatggggcttaacaaaaggaagggggaaagaatcaaagcaatcccgtggctgtataagggggaaagggatcaaagcaatcccagaACTGCACGAtaattttgatccctttctccctccatttactaagccccgtggggcttagcacaaagggagaaagcagggatcaaagcaatcatgcagcgttttgatccctttccccctacacttgctaagccccatggaagggagttccatagtctggggacagccCCTGGGAAGGCTCTCTCTTGCCTCCTCACCAGATGTATGAGGGTGAGTTTGCTGATGCCACCCATCCTTTGAGAAGCCTCAAGGTTTTTTTACCCAACCTTCCCCTCGTGAAGTGTCCATAGGCTACCTTGATGCGTTTCTCCCTTGGGAAAGGGACAGAGGCAAACCCATAGAGCCAGGTGGGGCTCTGGCTCCCTCTCCGGCTCCACACAGTGGATTCTTCCGCTTCGGCCAAGAGGACGACATTCAGCTCATTCAGATCCTCTGAGCCAAACATGTGATACCAGAAATCTATGCATATCTCTCCAGAGGCCACAAACTCTGGACTCTCCAGTCTGTTGGTGTCGGAGGGAACAAGGTTGCTGGCCTCTTGGTAGATGAAATAGCCTCctgcaagaagagaaggagggagggagggaaagagagagagagagagagtaaagctCTAAAGGAAGAGAACTATCCCGTACGGCCTGGGCCAGGAGAGCTGGCATAGAGGTGGAGTGCAGCGAagtggaaagggaagggaagtggaACACAAGAACTACCAACCGTAGCAAAGCAACATCCTCACAGCAAACAAGAGTGTGCCTGATTAAAggccgggtggtggtggtggtgagggagcATTGGAAAGTTCCACTGAGGTCGGCTGTGAAATATCAGCAACAGCAGGACTGGGTTTACCGAGGGAAGAGCAGGGGGTCGCGGGTGAGGGAGCAGTTCCCCTTTTACAGTCCCAATGATCCAGGGACCCCTCCCCAGGCAGGAAAAccagcctcctcctgctgctcctcgGTAAAGGTTGGAAGTCATTCAAGATTTGGAACACAGAAAATTTACTCTGACGTTACTGCTCTTTACCTCTTAAgagtttttccccaaaaaatcCTAGGTGCATTCGACACTTTATTTCATTTACTTATCAAAATATTGAGGCTACACTCTATCTCCATGGATTGAGGAGAAGCCATAGACTGAGCACCAAAATGACACGaaacaaattatttcagaaagCTGAAACAAAGGAAAGCCATTTCAGCTGATTTGACCTAGTACAGCCTGTACACAGTACAAGGcaagagtagacccttggtctagatgggtaggatagaaatataataaatataataaaataaaataagtctaTAATCTGGTCCCTCTACTATTGCTGGACCTCAGAACCTTTTGCAAAGAGCCAGAATTGGACTCTGCCCTGGAATGAGGCAGAATTATACCATGAAAAGGGTTGAATGGTGCATGCTGTGTTCTTCTTTATGGAGTGGCTTTTGGTCTGCACAGGacacctccctctctctgtcgTCCGGAATTCAGATCTCAGTGAACCCAAGCTGAGATGTGAGCTGTGTTTtttgaacaaacacacacacacacacacacacacacacacacacacacacacacacacacacacacacacacaccgtaatGGGGGTGAGTGGCATACCAATTTGGATCAGGAGAGTCCAAATTAAACACTGGAGGTAAAGAGATGCCCAGAAACCCACAGGACAGGAGATGCATCTGGTAAACCACACGCCTCCATAGCTGAGAGTTTATGACCACCACCCCCACTACTCGTAGGAAAGGACCACAGAGAAAAGCATTCAGAGACTCCATGCGTATCAAATGCCTGTGAAATGTGAAGAGCTGATCAAACCAAAGTGCGACTGATTCCGTTGATATCTTGATCTGCCCATGCCGTGCTCCACCCAGTGGTCCCAACTGGCCAGCCTTTCAACGAGTTGCAACAAAATGAGCCCTTACTTCCATCGGGGTAATCGCCCTCTGGTCCGGTCCCTGGGGTGGGCGTGGCATGGCTGGTCCGTATCCAGGTTCCATAGCTGGTGCCACAGCTCTGCGTCCAGTCACAAAAGGGCTGCGAATTGTTGTTGAAGTCACACCGGACCAGGTAGTCTGAAACAGAGGCATTGTGAGGTGGAGCTGTGCCCCTTCCTGCACCGTGGGGCACGAGTGAGAAAGCCGTTCATTGAGAGAGGGGCACTCACCTCCAGCAGAAGCCCAggctcccttttcttcttctccgcTAAGAGAAACAATACATGGATTATCATCAGAACCCATGAAAATATAACCAGAGAATAATTGCGTTGAAAGGAGCCTCTCAGGCCCTCCGGTCTGACCTCTAAGCTCGAAgcaagaatataaatcaaagcagattgggcTGATGGTTGTcccgttttctcttgaaggcctccagtgctagagcgctcaccatctcccaaagtcatcggttccattgtcgtagtgctctaacagtgaagtttttttcctgatgcaGCCAACATCTGGCTTCCTTTTGCTGGAGCCCACTATTACGTGCCTTGCAcgctgagatgatcaagaacagagcGCTTACTAAATTACATCTTGAACAAATGGAACCAGTGATGAAACTGGGAAGATTTCCACGACATACCAGTCCCTGACGGACTCTGTGTTTGTGGGTCACCAACTGTGGAAAATTTTGCCTACTGTGTTAGCTATAGGAGAATGTTATTGCGGTCCCTTGTTAAAGAGAGTGAAGCAGTAGGAAGGGAGATTCCCTTTGGGATTCTTGCCACAAGGCTCGCTACAGACCCATCTGCAACCAGAAAGGCTGCGCTGTTGGCAGGGAGCCATCCGGAGACTCTTATCTCTGCAAATTGACTGGAAAACCTGACGTTCCAATGGCAGCCCAATAAAAACCTCTTAATGCCACCTGCTAGTAGTTAATTTCACCTGCATTGTGGAAACAGGAACCTGTTTTACAAGCAAAGTCTTGATTTTTTAGAGGCAATGGCTATTCAACATGAACACATGCTTCACAAGGATGACTGTAACCCCACTGGCATGGGTTAGCACAGATGCCCCCTCCTGCCCccagtttgcaaaagaagggGTCAAGACTTGGACGGCTGAGCTTGCAGAGAAGTGTCCAGGAATGACCAAAGTGGAAAGTCTTGTGGTGGTCTTtcaaacccacttcttcagaccttcAGACCTACCTACATGTGGGAGGTGGCTGGGGTGTGTGTCTCCCCATGTCCTCTTTTGCAGAAAATGGCCCTCTATTTGAAGGGCAGCCAGGCCCTTGTTATCCATGAAGACCCACCCAATACACATGGGCCAGCCTTAAGGGGCCACAAGGAATTATTTGGTTTAATTTTTGCAGGTAAAGCCAATGAGTCTTTTCCCTAACCTCCTGCAGGAATTCGCTCGTGAGTCAAGACTGCTCCATATTTATTTTACAATTGCTGCTGACTACGTGTCCCGTTTTGAGAAAGAGGGGTGCACATTTCTCCAGCTCAAAAGCAACTGGACTGATGGCAGTCTCTCTTCCCATATCTCCTGGCCTTTCGCAGAGGAATCTCCCTTCCATGGTGGAGGAAGGACCTGCCTTCCATCCCCGGTGATTTGCGGTACTCTGTGGGGTTAGCTATCGTTTAGGGCTAGATAAGGCAAGGAGAGGCAATCATTTCCCCAAAtgctgtgtaggcatccttcagtcttgagagatgatggtcatgtgctctgaatagaggtcttggaacagcatctagtgtggccatctagagaagaccaattcaagagagacaatcccttccacacggaagaaaaatccaatctgtcccctgtccagctccctgatttggctggtttgggaactgcctctttgcctcagcctgctggacaagggtctcttcaaattgggagatgctgtgatacaccgcctgcctccaggctgaacactcagaggtcagggtttcctatctgttgaggtctattcctaagaccttcagatcccgcttgctgatctccttgtatcacagctgtggtctccctttggggcaatttccctgcactcattcacCATCCAGGAgaacttttggaatccgaccatcagccattctcaagacatACCCAAATACCTGAACttacaaattagagatgggcacaaaacaaaaaaatagtgatttgttttcattcgagattcatcaaggtcaacaaatcacaaattacaaatttatgaatttgcttttttactttaaaaccctataaaacacccCTCGCAGTACCTAGAGACACGAAAACCACAGAGAAACTTTCCCTGATTTgtctctacaagccctgcaagtttggtcaagattgggtttcagacatctgagttatacacccacaaaatgggcCTCCTCTCAGGAAAATGCCCTTTACCAGTTGGCTTGGGGAaatccaattttcaccaaacttggagggattgcagaggagagtcaggagaagcttctctgtgattttggtgtctctagatctCTGGGGGAACCTTCTTGGGTGGattctctttgtgggtgtataacctaGATATCTCTATGTGCATTGGGGGGCATTTCATAgccaaatgaattgacaaatcaaaaatcactataaattcattgatttgtggttcatcgcAGGCACTGAGTCGTACAAATGCAAATGAACGaattcatgatttaaaaaaacagttctggcgattcatttttaaaatttgtgcatACAGTATCTCGGCTGCTATGCAGGAATCAATGAAGAAAAACTGGCAAGACCTTTTTGAATAGCAGACAACTTTGCAAACTAATCTgaggaaacaacagcaacattcagACACTCAGAGCATAGGCACAGCAGCTGGCTGCCTGAGACAGAAGGGGCGGGAAGGAGAAAACGCCGGCCGGCCGTTGCCGGTGAAGAGCTGCCCCCTCTGTCCCAGGCGGTCTCATCCTAAGGCTGGTTCAAAGCCAGAGAGAAACGGAGCAGAAGGATTCCCTGCCCTtggcaggctccccccccccccggttggtgTCCTCTCCAAGCACCTGTGGTGGGCATTAATCAAGACAGATCACGAAGGAAGCAGGAGGCAGAACAGCTTACCCTCTGATGCCGCTCCCTGAGAGGCCCAAGAGGACCCACACGTGCCAGAGAGATGGCCTGGCCCCCATGGTGTGGGGATCGCCTGCCTCTGGAGCTCCTCCACTTCCTGCAGAGAGAGCCTTAATCCATCGCCTTGGCAAGCCGGGCACAAAGTGAACAGGGCACAGGTGAGTCAGAGACCTTAGCCAGGAGGGTGGAGGGCGGGGCAGAggcagggattttaaaaaaaaagagggaagaagaggaacaCACTCAGGATCTGCCCACCCGGATGCCTGGATGCAAGCAAAGCACAGGGGCAACGGGGGCAACAGGAGCCGCTCCTACCGCCCCCTAGCTTTCAAAAAAGGCAGCACCTTCCTGCATTCTGCCTTCTTCCACCACAGGGAATGCCAACGGTCACGCAGAGAGAATacaggctggtaagcaaaactgGGCTTTCTGGCCAAACTTTTTTCATGGAGGTGGGGGTTTTTCATCCATGGGATTTCTTTCTGTAAGATTTGTCTGTGCTTATCCAGGTCCccggacgagagggttggacagggtcatcgaagcaaccaaaaatgaaactgaccgaactccgggaggccgtggaagacaggagggcctggcgggctctgg from the Pogona vitticeps strain Pit_001003342236 chromosome 3, PviZW2.1, whole genome shotgun sequence genome contains:
- the LOC140706105 gene encoding thyroid hormone-induced protein B-like, whose translation is MLLCYGGYFIYQEASNLVPSDTNRLESPEFVASGEICIDFWYHMFGSEDLNELNVVLLAEAEESTVWSRRGSQSPTWLYGFASVPFPREKRIKVAFDAVRGLTEYGDTAVDNVAVRRGPCIPTTTSFPMETETPTQNPDLITTSSPPTERTTQMETTEDTPDDDLGRTTPIYTEGKWTPPPPCKSFSLRHQRLYKFFLNIFD